The following proteins come from a genomic window of bacterium:
- a CDS encoding MFS transporter — protein MKTDTGASRNEADRGAVKHPWLLFLGVATAPTMIGIDMLAIAVAIQPMARDLRVGISTVQWFLTAFALGNACLLVTAGRLSDIFGRKKTIIAGLILFICSSLAIAVSGSARFIVICRFIQGASGGVMATTGIAILMSLYEGEARADWISRLVGMAGLGLVLGPIVGGGLVHVFGWRSVFLINPPIGLACIALTVIHLPSQGGRAGQKLDVPGVLLLTAALLLLTMGLTQGHAWGWQSPKTLGSFLGAAILLAALLQVEARRDQPLIVMALFRVRNFLAANVAGFIAYFTFMASILIFGIYLQKVMGFSPGKAGLCFAPMGLTMAAASMAAGKAIKFRGAKPLIVAGFACGLAGFLGLSGMPVLPGWAFLAFFFALVGLGFGLVNASSIPAALEFIPPEQAGIGSGKALMIRWLGGAIGSAVISTVFVGATLAFLGRWDAAHPVFADPRTVKVLHDAVVGSRGESAVAALFTRADRALAAEAVRETSRQGMITALRVLAALSLAAGAAAQIWIEKKKNRNQEEKRT, from the coding sequence TTGAAGACGGACACGGGGGCATCAAGGAACGAGGCCGACCGAGGCGCGGTCAAGCACCCGTGGCTGCTGTTCCTGGGCGTGGCCACGGCGCCGACGATGATCGGCATCGACATGCTGGCGATCGCCGTCGCCATCCAACCGATGGCCCGGGATCTCCGGGTCGGGATTTCCACCGTGCAGTGGTTCCTGACCGCCTTCGCCCTGGGGAACGCCTGCCTGCTGGTGACCGCGGGACGGTTATCCGACATCTTCGGCCGGAAAAAGACCATCATCGCGGGACTGATCCTGTTCATCTGCAGTTCGCTGGCCATCGCGGTCAGCGGTTCCGCCCGGTTCATCGTTATCTGCCGTTTTATCCAGGGAGCCAGCGGCGGCGTCATGGCCACGACCGGCATCGCGATCCTGATGAGCCTCTACGAGGGCGAGGCGCGCGCCGATTGGATCAGCCGGCTCGTGGGCATGGCCGGTCTCGGCCTCGTGCTCGGCCCGATCGTGGGCGGCGGCCTGGTCCATGTTTTCGGATGGCGGTCCGTTTTCCTGATCAACCCGCCGATCGGTCTGGCCTGTATCGCCCTTACCGTTATCCACCTCCCCTCCCAGGGCGGCCGCGCGGGCCAGAAACTGGACGTCCCGGGAGTGCTGCTGCTGACCGCGGCGCTGCTGCTTCTGACCATGGGCTTGACTCAAGGTCATGCCTGGGGTTGGCAAAGCCCGAAGACGCTGGGGAGTTTTCTCGGCGCGGCGATCCTCCTGGCGGCCCTTCTCCAAGTCGAGGCCCGGCGCGACCAACCGCTGATCGTGATGGCCCTGTTCAGGGTCAGGAACTTTCTGGCCGCCAATGTCGCCGGCTTTATCGCCTATTTCACCTTCATGGCCTCGATCCTGATTTTCGGGATCTACCTGCAGAAGGTCATGGGTTTCAGCCCGGGGAAGGCCGGGCTCTGCTTCGCGCCCATGGGCCTGACGATGGCCGCCGCTTCCATGGCCGCGGGCAAGGCCATCAAGTTCCGCGGGGCCAAACCCCTGATCGTCGCCGGGTTCGCCTGCGGGCTGGCGGGGTTCCTGGGCCTCAGCGGCATGCCCGTTCTCCCCGGCTGGGCTTTCCTGGCGTTTTTCTTCGCGCTCGTCGGACTCGGCTTCGGTCTGGTCAACGCCAGCTCGATCCCGGCCGCCCTCGAATTCATTCCGCCCGAGCAGGCGGGCATCGGATCGGGCAAGGCGCTGATGATCCGCTGGCTGGGAGGCGCCATCGGGAGCGCGGTCATCTCGACGGTTTTCGTCGGAGCCACCTTGGCGTTCCTGGGACGATGGGACGCGGCCCACCCCGTCTTTGCCGATCCGCGGACGGTCAAGGTCCTGCACGACGCCGTGGTCGGAAGCCGGGGCGAATCGGCGGTCGCGGCGCTCTTTACGAGGGCGGACCGGGCGCTGGCCGCGGAGGCCGTCCGCGAAACATCGCGCCAGGGCATGATAACGGCCCTGCGGGTCCTGGCGGCGCTGTCGCTGGCCGCGGGCGCGGCCGCGCAGATCTGGATCGAAAAAAAGAAAAACCGGAACCAGGAGGAGAAGAGAACATGA
- a CDS encoding VCBS repeat-containing protein: MKGWAVLSMAVPGLFLSLAAAAADFNGDGTDDVSVFRPENGLWAIRNYTRVYFGTAGDAPAPGDYNGDHRDDIAVFRSSSGLWAARNLTRVYYGSSSDLPLGGGSGPWLRNGTGIYYDSGGVGIGTGNPQYKLHLHQNSSSYSYATFTNQSTGSGHLDGVLVGLDATEDFRIHSYESNNVKVYIDDDEKMRIQDNGRVGIGTSSPGAMLHVVGSNNDVGLVLRAGHNGSEPFNDIATFYNADGTLAFWFAAQGAAGANDSWTTFSPYISMHFIPEGCRTEDYNVGDVVAVVDKLAVKTGGAFDVAVIGVICPEEGFISIPKELKRAITQEGKKVDDFGLVPVAYQGDVQVKVNNEGGAIRSGDLLVPSSIPGVAMKGMPENFSQYASVIGKAREDFTGESGLISVSVGVK, encoded by the coding sequence ATGAAGGGATGGGCGGTTCTTTCGATGGCGGTACCGGGACTGTTTCTGAGCCTGGCGGCGGCGGCGGCCGATTTCAACGGGGACGGGACCGACGACGTCAGTGTTTTCCGGCCTGAAAACGGCCTGTGGGCGATACGGAACTACACCCGGGTCTACTTCGGGACTGCGGGCGATGCCCCCGCCCCCGGCGACTACAACGGCGACCACCGGGACGATATCGCCGTGTTCCGCTCCAGCAGCGGGCTCTGGGCGGCGCGGAATCTGACCCGGGTTTACTACGGTTCGTCCAGCGACCTCCCCCTCGGCGGAGGAAGCGGCCCCTGGCTCCGGAACGGAACCGGGATTTACTACGACTCGGGCGGCGTGGGGATCGGGACCGGAAACCCGCAGTACAAACTGCACCTCCACCAGAACTCGTCCAGCTATTCCTACGCCACCTTTACCAACCAGAGCACGGGGTCCGGGCACCTCGACGGCGTCCTGGTCGGGCTCGACGCCACCGAAGACTTCAGGATTCACAGTTACGAAAGCAACAACGTCAAAGTCTACATCGACGACGACGAAAAGATGCGGATACAGGATAACGGCAGGGTCGGCATCGGCACGTCGAGCCCGGGCGCCATGCTCCACGTTGTCGGCAGCAACAACGACGTGGGGCTGGTCCTCCGGGCCGGGCACAACGGGAGCGAACCGTTCAACGACATCGCGACGTTCTACAACGCCGACGGGACCCTGGCCTTCTGGTTCGCCGCCCAGGGAGCCGCCGGGGCCAACGACAGCTGGACGACGTTTTCCCCCTATATCTCCATGCACTTCATCCCGGAAGGGTGCCGGACGGAGGACTACAACGTCGGCGATGTCGTCGCCGTGGTCGACAAGCTGGCGGTGAAAACCGGCGGGGCGTTCGACGTGGCGGTGATCGGCGTCATCTGCCCGGAAGAAGGGTTCATCTCCATCCCCAAGGAACTTAAGCGTGCCATCACCCAGGAAGGCAAAAAGGTGGACGACTTCGGGCTCGTTCCCGTGGCCTACCAGGGTGACGTCCAGGTGAAGGTGAACAACGAGGGGGGAGCCATAAGAAGCGGCGATCTGCTCGTCCCCAGTTCGATCCCGGGGGTGGCGATGAAGGGGATGCCGGAAAACTTCTCCCAGTACGCCTCCGTGATCGGCAAGGCCCGGGAGGATTTTACCGGCGAGTCGGGTCTGATCTCGGTCTCGGTGGGCGTGAAATAG
- a CDS encoding DUF4234 domain-containing protein has translation MEASNRVIRHRNIVLIYILGFVTFGIYFIYWVVSTKGDINSLGAKIPTAWLLIIPIANIYWAYKYCEGFSEQVKKDDNTILWFFLYLFVGIIMPAIVQSELNKIAAPAA, from the coding sequence ATGGAAGCGTCGAACCGGGTCATCAGACACCGGAATATCGTCCTGATCTATATTTTGGGATTCGTCACCTTCGGGATCTATTTCATTTACTGGGTGGTCTCCACCAAGGGGGACATCAACAGCCTGGGGGCAAAAATCCCCACCGCCTGGCTGCTGATCATCCCCATCGCCAACATCTACTGGGCCTATAAGTACTGCGAGGGCTTTTCCGAACAGGTCAAAAAAGACGACAACACCATCCTCTGGTTTTTTCTCTATCTCTTCGTCGGAATCATCATGCCCGCCATCGTTCAGTCGGAGTTGAACAAGATCGCCGCGCCCGCGGCGTAA
- a CDS encoding C25 family cysteine peptidase: protein MKFGFMPLSIVCGLVLYPGTGFEASAASASSAAAASGASSAAPRDDELVQDMSLPRITSVVCEDPAGDVNDTVMPGVTINIFGTNLVSGGAARGVRLYNGDDHGRYQQARSLGYTAAGTRIGVEFGSWVLTALMERQPFYLAVDGPFGYTSFYRVAYDDGRGEINPVLVPPVVTDVFYASGGGVRHGAVMPLEAVTVTLSDVSPVDGTPKVEMRWNEGTDSFDYEIGTVISSTAGEIRAMFSLVEDGYFISSHEDLALYVYDQQTGRWSAGYPVSLDQRDYVYECCQLPDAPVWNVSGGIDYTDPLDISEPEALIVTRTGSADYYRKLGRLHTVTGLDTEVVFGDDICSHFSAADTAGLAQDIKEYLARRYRDSGGTTRLVLLGGEASKNDDNAGSFVPAFQVYDRNEIDLKSGADDDETGVVTDSFYSDFFYSDLGEWDSNGNGVHNDNLRDAPTDYDATLSVSRLPFPLDTSRSRIELWHYIEKVVSHMTDFDQNRVNDVLFLSNVAAEVAVLGAIDSAWWLDNYTEDNLPGGVSVYKLYQTRDTADAALTLAREKERLEDNYNLVVHMGHGNIKFLTADDSGSSTYDFTDEMAYELENSAPYPIMITGACRAGRLNSGEDCAGSALIRSLTGGAVAYLGNSSYGMSVYGGCQLIDEILAALAARHFLAADNPYLGDLRLSDALRSGINALMDLDDPWWLSAGKFVDGQEYTAKSADILGDGLIPVYTRRRDDAPRLQVIKNRYTVSGGSVVADFEISLSSDYPDGVVTIQTDSGTYYRQATGGSGACEIIVPEDPARIAIGYSSVYCLSAYREYYYHTLDPTASEAAGVDGELNLDPSFPGGSGGPTAVPTWRGPSPDCLDPIDTVDYSALLADRIDPALR from the coding sequence ATGAAATTCGGATTCATGCCGCTTTCAATCGTGTGCGGGCTGGTACTGTATCCGGGCACCGGTTTCGAAGCGTCCGCCGCCTCGGCGTCCTCGGCCGCAGCCGCTTCCGGCGCTTCGTCCGCCGCCCCACGCGACGACGAACTCGTCCAGGACATGTCCCTGCCCCGCATCACCTCCGTTGTCTGCGAGGACCCGGCCGGCGACGTCAACGACACCGTCATGCCGGGCGTCACGATCAACATTTTCGGAACCAACCTGGTCTCGGGAGGAGCGGCGCGCGGCGTCCGCCTGTATAACGGCGACGACCACGGCCGCTATCAGCAAGCCCGGTCTCTCGGGTACACCGCCGCCGGCACCCGGATCGGGGTCGAGTTCGGTTCCTGGGTTCTTACGGCGCTGATGGAGCGGCAGCCGTTCTACCTGGCCGTCGACGGCCCGTTCGGTTACACTTCCTTCTACCGGGTGGCCTACGACGACGGTCGCGGGGAGATAAACCCGGTCCTCGTCCCGCCGGTCGTTACCGATGTCTTTTATGCTTCGGGGGGGGGCGTTCGCCACGGCGCCGTTATGCCCCTGGAGGCCGTCACCGTCACTTTGAGCGATGTATCTCCGGTCGACGGAACTCCCAAAGTGGAAATGCGCTGGAACGAAGGGACCGACTCCTTCGATTACGAAATCGGGACGGTCATCTCCAGCACCGCCGGCGAAATTAGGGCGATGTTTTCCCTGGTCGAAGACGGGTACTTCATTTCCAGTCACGAAGACCTCGCCCTCTATGTCTACGACCAGCAGACCGGCCGGTGGTCCGCCGGTTATCCGGTCTCCCTGGATCAGCGCGATTATGTGTATGAATGCTGCCAGCTGCCGGATGCCCCCGTCTGGAACGTCAGCGGCGGCATCGATTACACCGATCCCCTCGATATCTCCGAACCGGAGGCCCTGATCGTAACCCGGACCGGTTCCGCCGATTACTACCGGAAGCTCGGCCGTCTGCACACCGTGACCGGCCTCGATACCGAGGTGGTGTTCGGGGACGATATCTGCTCCCATTTTTCCGCCGCCGATACCGCCGGCCTCGCCCAGGATATCAAGGAGTACCTGGCCCGGCGCTACCGGGATTCCGGGGGAACGACCCGCTTAGTCCTCCTGGGAGGCGAGGCCTCCAAGAACGACGACAACGCCGGCTCCTTCGTTCCCGCCTTCCAGGTCTACGACCGCAACGAGATCGACCTGAAATCGGGCGCCGACGACGATGAAACCGGCGTCGTCACCGACAGCTTTTACAGCGACTTTTTCTACTCCGACCTCGGCGAATGGGACAGCAACGGCAACGGCGTCCATAACGACAATCTGCGCGATGCCCCCACCGACTACGACGCCACCCTCTCCGTCTCCCGCCTCCCGTTCCCCCTCGACACCTCCCGCTCCCGGATCGAACTCTGGCATTACATCGAGAAAGTCGTCAGCCATATGACCGACTTCGATCAGAACCGGGTCAACGACGTTCTCTTTCTTTCCAACGTCGCCGCGGAGGTGGCGGTCCTGGGCGCGATCGACTCCGCCTGGTGGCTCGACAACTACACCGAGGACAACCTCCCCGGGGGGGTGTCCGTGTACAAGCTTTACCAGACACGGGACACCGCCGACGCCGCCCTCACCCTCGCCCGGGAGAAGGAGCGCCTCGAGGACAACTACAACCTCGTCGTCCACATGGGACACGGCAATATCAAGTTTCTGACCGCCGACGACTCCGGCAGTTCCACCTACGATTTCACCGACGAAATGGCCTACGAGTTGGAGAACTCCGCGCCCTACCCGATCATGATCACCGGGGCCTGCCGGGCGGGGCGGCTCAACTCCGGCGAAGACTGCGCCGGTTCCGCCCTCATCCGGTCGCTCACCGGGGGCGCGGTCGCCTATCTCGGCAACAGTTCCTACGGGATGAGCGTCTACGGCGGCTGTCAGCTCATCGACGAGATTCTCGCTGCGCTGGCTGCCCGGCACTTCCTCGCCGCCGACAACCCCTATCTGGGAGACCTGCGCCTGAGCGACGCACTGAGGAGCGGAATCAACGCACTGATGGATCTCGACGATCCCTGGTGGCTCTCGGCGGGCAAGTTCGTGGACGGGCAGGAATATACAGCCAAGTCGGCCGACATCCTCGGCGACGGCCTGATCCCGGTCTATACCCGCCGCCGTGACGACGCGCCCCGGCTCCAGGTGATCAAGAACCGCTATACGGTTTCCGGGGGAAGCGTCGTTGCCGACTTCGAGATCTCCCTTTCCTCCGACTATCCCGACGGTGTCGTCACCATCCAGACCGACAGCGGGACCTATTACCGGCAGGCCACCGGCGGGTCCGGCGCCTGCGAAATCATCGTCCCCGAGGATCCGGCGCGGATCGCGATCGGCT